From the genome of Chloroherpetonaceae bacterium:
GCCCCGAAAATTATGTGGAGTTTTACCTGTTGCGAGATATTGTGCCCGGTTACCTGTGGATTTTCCCGCTACCAAATGGGCTGGCAAATGTGGGGCTTGGAATGCTCGCTTCAGCTGTGCAAAGGCAGCGCATCAATCTGCGAGAGAAGTTGCTGGAGCTTTTGCACTCGCACCCTCGCCTCAAAGAACGCTTCAAAAAAGCAGAGATGCTAAGCGACATAAGAGGATTTGGTTTGCCACTTGGCTCAAAACGATGGAACATCTCAGGCGAACGATTTTTGCTCGCAGGCGATGCCGCATCGCTCATTGACCCGCTCACAGGCGAAGGAATTGGAGAAGCAATGCTCTCAGGGGCATTTGCTGCTCAACACGTGCAGAAGTGCTTTGAAGCACAAAATTTCTCTGCGGCGTTTAACAAGCAGTATGATGCAGCTGTGTATCGCCGATTAGGTCCGTCATTCCGATTACATCACATTCTGCAAAAAGTCGCTGCAACGCCATTCCTGATTAACCTAATTGTGCGGAAAGTTGGGCGCAGCGAAGCCCTCAAAGATGCGGTAGCGCGAATGGTGGAGGATTTCGAAGCAAGAAAAAAGTTAAGCCAACCGAGCTTCTACCTACGCCTGCTATTTGAGTAGCTACTTAGAACAATGAAAGCAGTTTTCCTTGCTGCGCTGGCTGTATTCTACAAGGACTTCTTGCTGGAAGTGCGGACGCGCTACGGTATCAATACCATCTTGCTCTTTGTCTTGATTTCAGTATCGCTGCTCACATTTTCCTTAGCGGGTGAAACCCTGCAAAAGGAACTGCTGGCCGCACTGCTCTGGAACACCATCTTTTTTACGGCGATGGTGGCGTTGCAGCGAGGCTTTGTCAGCGAAGTGGAACGCGGCACAGCCCTGTTTCTTGCGCTTTCGGCAACGCCGGCTGCAATTTTCTTAGGCAAAATGCTCTACAACTTGATTTTAGCCATGCTGGTCAATGTGCTCATCGCTGTGCTATACGTTGCGACATTGAACTTAGAGATTGTCAATTGGGCAATTTTTTTACTTGCCTTGCTTTTGGGAAGTATTGGGGCTGCCACCTCGCTCACGCTGATCGGGGTAATAGTGGCGAACACCACAGCCAGAGGAGGGCTATTTGCGGTCCTCTCTTTTCCAATTCTTCTGCCACTGCTGCTTTTGGTAGTGCGTGCGACAAAAATTGCAACAATGGACGACGCGCCCTTTGCTCGCGCTGAGACCGAAATGCAACTCTTAGCCGCCTACTCACTTCTTACCTTTACCCTCTCGCTGGTGCTGTTTGATTACATCTGGGAAGTTTGAACGGCAGTAGATTGCTCTGCCAGTGTCACGCTTCGGCGTATTGATAAAGT
Proteins encoded in this window:
- a CDS encoding geranylgeranyl reductase family protein, which encodes MPNLSLPIEQVDVAIVGAGPAGASAAIGLRQTALKVAVIEKAKFPRDKVCGDALSGKVPEALKMLSPDLLEKFERFPEKVYTTGVKIVSPSDDSLEIVFKPKRHFSGTTIGYVSRRIDFDNFLVEQFRKAPNIALYENTPVKAVRKETEWIELQTPQKIFRAKIAIAADGAQSLLAKQLAGFEVDARHYSAAVRVYVKGVADSRPENYVEFYLLRDIVPGYLWIFPLPNGLANVGLGMLASAVQRQRINLREKLLELLHSHPRLKERFKKAEMLSDIRGFGLPLGSKRWNISGERFLLAGDAASLIDPLTGEGIGEAMLSGAFAAQHVQKCFEAQNFSAAFNKQYDAAVYRRLGPSFRLHHILQKVAATPFLINLIVRKVGRSEALKDAVARMVEDFEARKKLSQPSFYLRLLFE
- a CDS encoding heme exporter protein CcmB, producing MKAVFLAALAVFYKDFLLEVRTRYGINTILLFVLISVSLLTFSLAGETLQKELLAALLWNTIFFTAMVALQRGFVSEVERGTALFLALSATPAAIFLGKMLYNLILAMLVNVLIAVLYVATLNLEIVNWAIFLLALLLGSIGAATSLTLIGVIVANTTARGGLFAVLSFPILLPLLLLVVRATKIATMDDAPFARAETEMQLLAAYSLLTFTLSLVLFDYIWEV